Proteins from a single region of Proteiniborus ethanoligenes:
- a CDS encoding UPF0182 family protein codes for MKKGKRFGLGIAIFIIIVFISSFTEVVDFITDYQWFNELGYTKTFFTKLENQFLIGIPTFFAVFIIIMIYILSVKKNYYKLGNIIVDKKEEKKFNMFLSLISAAISIFMASVVSNRLWLEILQFKNATEFNVNDPIFNKEISFYVFKLPLLGEIISLLNLLLFMLIVITVVLYLVMLTVKRPATEESNVFEEQNFVNVKNLYKDITKRILNVALIQISVIGLIMFLLLGANYILKSYYLLYSPRGVVYGAGYTDIKITLWVYRIMAVLAVISAFGFIYGALKKRLKIALAGPILLIVVSLVGNLASIAIQKYIVEPDEISKEEQYLKYGIELTQKAYGIDNVEERIFPVSQNLTKEDILDNEETIKNIRINDYLPVNQVYNQLQGIRPYYRFTDVDIDRYYIEGKYTQVFLSARELDQERLSGQAQTWINKRLKYTHGYGVTASQVNETTPEGQPKLLIKNIPPVTETDLRIERPEIYFGEITNEYIIVNTDEKEFDYPMGDDNQETIYEGNAGIELKGLNKLLYAIKQSDFKLLISRNINSDSRIIMYRNINERVRKLAPFLHYDEDAYIVINQEDGKLYWILDAYSTTDRYPYSQPINDSGTNYVRNSVKVVIDAYNGDVKFYVVDENDPIVMTYGKIFKDLFTSIDKMPKGIKEHIRYSQDMFDIQAEIYRTYHIDNPRVLYNREDIWDIAKEKYMTEILEVESNYLMFKLPGEEKAEFLITVPYTPANRSNMISLLVGRNDGDNFGQLIIYKFPKSETIDGPMLIESRIDQDSEISPQLTLWSQKGSNVLRGNLLIIPIEDSLLYVEPVYLQADNENSLPEMKRVIVAYKNKIVMEETLDLALSKVFGQLTVEEDNKKPGAVVDIDIEDKDVEELVKRANELFINAKEASQNGDWAKYGEYIKQLEEVLVRLESVLVPEEVEEEQ; via the coding sequence TTGAAAAAAGGGAAAAGATTTGGATTAGGAATTGCTATATTTATAATAATTGTTTTTATTAGTTCTTTTACAGAAGTAGTCGATTTTATAACAGACTATCAATGGTTTAATGAATTAGGTTACACAAAAACCTTCTTCACTAAGCTAGAAAACCAGTTCTTAATAGGTATACCAACTTTTTTTGCTGTGTTTATAATAATTATGATTTATATTTTATCAGTCAAGAAGAACTATTATAAACTGGGAAATATCATTGTAGATAAGAAGGAAGAGAAAAAATTTAATATGTTTTTAAGCCTAATTTCTGCAGCTATTTCGATTTTCATGGCATCAGTAGTGTCCAACAGATTATGGCTTGAAATACTTCAGTTTAAAAATGCTACAGAATTTAATGTAAATGATCCTATTTTCAATAAAGAGATTTCATTTTATGTATTTAAGCTACCCTTATTAGGTGAAATTATTAGCTTATTAAATCTCTTGCTTTTTATGCTTATAGTAATAACAGTAGTCCTTTATCTAGTGATGCTGACAGTAAAAAGACCAGCTACAGAAGAATCTAATGTATTTGAAGAACAAAACTTTGTTAATGTAAAAAATTTATATAAAGATATTACTAAAAGGATATTAAATGTAGCGTTGATTCAAATAAGTGTAATAGGGCTTATTATGTTTTTATTATTAGGAGCTAACTATATATTAAAATCATACTATCTTCTATATTCTCCTAGAGGAGTAGTATATGGTGCAGGCTATACAGACATCAAAATTACTCTCTGGGTTTATAGAATAATGGCGGTATTAGCAGTAATATCTGCATTTGGGTTTATATACGGCGCTCTCAAGAAAAGATTAAAAATAGCATTAGCAGGTCCAATACTTCTTATAGTAGTATCTTTAGTTGGTAATTTAGCCAGTATTGCAATACAGAAATATATAGTTGAGCCTGATGAAATATCTAAAGAAGAGCAATATTTAAAATATGGGATAGAACTTACACAAAAAGCCTATGGAATAGACAATGTTGAAGAAAGAATATTTCCTGTAAGTCAAAACCTAACTAAGGAAGATATACTAGACAATGAAGAGACTATAAAAAACATAAGAATAAACGATTATTTACCTGTCAATCAAGTCTATAACCAGCTTCAAGGTATAAGACCATACTATAGATTTACAGATGTAGATATAGATAGATATTATATTGAGGGCAAATATACACAAGTATTTCTATCTGCTAGGGAGCTAGACCAAGAAAGACTAAGTGGCCAAGCTCAAACCTGGATTAACAAGCGTCTTAAATATACCCATGGTTATGGGGTTACTGCATCACAGGTAAATGAAACAACACCTGAAGGACAGCCAAAGCTTTTAATAAAAAATATACCACCTGTTACAGAAACTGATTTAAGAATTGAAAGACCAGAAATATACTTTGGAGAAATAACGAACGAATATATAATAGTAAACACAGATGAAAAGGAATTTGATTATCCAATGGGAGATGATAATCAAGAAACGATTTATGAAGGAAATGCAGGCATTGAATTAAAAGGATTAAATAAATTATTATATGCAATTAAACAAAGCGATTTTAAGCTTCTTATTTCTAGAAACATTAATTCAGACAGTAGAATAATAATGTATAGAAATATAAATGAAAGGGTAAGAAAGCTAGCACCGTTTTTACATTATGATGAGGATGCTTATATAGTTATAAATCAAGAAGATGGTAAGCTATATTGGATACTAGACGCATATTCAACTACAGACAGATATCCATATTCCCAGCCTATAAATGATTCAGGAACTAATTATGTGAGAAACTCAGTTAAAGTGGTAATAGATGCTTACAATGGAGATGTAAAATTTTATGTAGTAGATGAAAATGATCCTATAGTGATGACTTATGGTAAGATATTTAAAGATTTGTTTACAAGCATAGATAAGATGCCAAAGGGCATAAAAGAGCATATAAGATATTCTCAAGATATGTTTGATATACAAGCAGAGATATATAGAACTTATCATATAGATAATCCTAGGGTTCTTTATAACAGAGAGGATATTTGGGATATAGCTAAGGAAAAATACATGACGGAAATATTAGAGGTAGAGTCAAACTATCTTATGTTTAAGCTTCCAGGAGAAGAAAAAGCAGAATTTTTAATAACAGTTCCATATACTCCAGCCAATAGATCTAACATGATATCCTTATTAGTAGGGAGAAATGATGGGGATAACTTTGGACAGCTTATAATATATAAGTTTCCTAAGAGCGAAACTATAGATGGACCTATGCTGATTGAATCTAGAATAGACCAGGATTCTGAAATATCCCCGCAGCTTACTTTATGGAGTCAAAAAGGCTCAAACGTATTAAGAGGAAACCTACTTATAATTCCAATAGAGGATTCCCTCCTTTATGTAGAGCCAGTATATTTACAAGCAGATAATGAAAACAGTCTTCCAGAAATGAAGAGAGTAATAGTAGCATATAAAAACAAAATAGTCATGGAAGAAACTCTTGATTTAGCACTATCTAAAGTATTTGGACAGCTAACTGTAGAAGAGGATAATAAAAAACCTGGTGCTGTAGTAGATATAGACATAGAGGATAAAGATGTAGAAGAGCTTGTAAAAAGAGCCAATGAATTATTTATAAATGCAAAGGAAGCATCACAAAATGGAGATTGGGCAAAATATGGAGAGTATATTAAGCAACTAGAGGAAGTATTAGTAAGGCTAGAAAGTGTGCTTGTGCCAGAGGAAGTAGAAGAAGAACAATAA
- the yyaC gene encoding spore protease YyaC, whose protein sequence is MTILLNTEKSSVDSNSPFARSMLSDIIYNYMEKYYNDAYEDIIILCVGTDRSTGDSLGPLTGYKLTHLPRLYPNVYVLGTLDDPVHAKNLVEKINHIYSIYNNPFVIAIDACLGRLERVGYITVAKGALKPGAGVNKDLPHIGDIHITGVVNLGGFMEYIILQNTRLSTIMRMADIISAGFITSFWKLFKEKEYESLNN, encoded by the coding sequence ATGACTATATTGTTGAATACTGAAAAAAGCTCAGTAGATTCCAATTCACCTTTTGCAAGATCAATGCTCAGCGATATTATCTATAATTACATGGAAAAATATTATAATGATGCTTATGAGGATATTATAATATTATGTGTTGGAACTGATAGGTCTACAGGAGATTCGTTAGGTCCTTTAACTGGTTACAAGCTTACACACCTTCCAAGGCTATATCCTAATGTTTATGTTTTAGGTACACTAGATGACCCCGTACACGCAAAAAATCTAGTAGAGAAGATTAACCATATATACTCTATTTATAATAATCCTTTTGTCATAGCTATAGATGCTTGTCTGGGTAGATTAGAACGTGTAGGGTATATTACCGTTGCTAAAGGTGCTTTAAAGCCTGGTGCAGGAGTAAATAAAGACCTGCCTCATATTGGTGATATACATATAACTGGGGTAGTGAATCTAGGTGGTTTTATGGAATACATTATATTGCAAAACACAAGATTAAGTACAATCATGAGAATGGCAGATATTATTTCCGCCGGGTTTATTACTTCCTTTTGGAAATTATTTAAGGAAAAAGAATATGAGAGTTTAAACAATTAG
- a CDS encoding YkuS family protein, protein MGKKIAVQKGLSHIRKDLSKLGYEIVNINEGKAVEAVIYMADGYDIGYHSNLVSMNSGADMNKGIILINAAGKTADEIDRIISNRIYSPLFE, encoded by the coding sequence ATGGGGAAAAAAATTGCAGTACAGAAAGGTTTAAGCCATATAAGAAAAGACTTAAGTAAGCTTGGCTATGAAATAGTTAACATAAATGAAGGAAAGGCTGTGGAAGCAGTAATCTATATGGCTGATGGATATGACATAGGATATCACAGTAATTTAGTTAGCATGAACAGTGGTGCTGACATGAATAAAGGCATCATATTAATTAATGCAGCAGGAAAAACTGCAGATGAAATAGATAGAATAATTTCTAATAGAATCTATAGTCCCTTATTTGAATAA
- a CDS encoding diacylglycerol/lipid kinase family protein — protein sequence MKILFVVNPVAGTDKAKKLVPLIKEKMDKTHIIYKITLTSKPKEATDITIKGLEEGFNSIVAVGGDGTINEVAMGIVQKGYGTLGIIPGGTGNDLARSLDIPQDPEEALYSLLSGVTKDIDFGRINGKIFLNVASMGMDAEIVKRNEKIKKIIKSSISYTISMIMTLALYKSKRLTIELDKDSIETDVLLAAVSNGKYYGGGIKICPMASIDDGYFHVVIIKKMSKLKLFTLFPLVFKGEHINITDYVSVYKSKNVNLKFDNELILNIDGEVLTVKDSVSFITHSQKIKVYAK from the coding sequence TTGAAAATTTTATTTGTTGTGAATCCTGTTGCAGGGACAGATAAAGCCAAAAAGCTAGTACCCCTTATTAAGGAAAAAATGGACAAGACTCATATTATATATAAGATAACTTTAACTAGTAAGCCGAAGGAAGCCACAGATATTACTATAAAAGGACTGGAAGAAGGCTTCAATAGTATCGTAGCAGTAGGTGGAGATGGAACTATAAATGAGGTTGCTATGGGAATAGTCCAAAAAGGCTATGGAACATTAGGTATTATACCAGGAGGTACTGGTAACGATTTAGCTAGAAGTCTTGACATACCCCAAGATCCAGAGGAAGCCTTATACTCCTTGCTAAGCGGTGTAACAAAAGATATTGATTTTGGCAGAATAAATGGAAAGATTTTCTTAAATGTAGCTAGTATGGGAATGGATGCTGAAATCGTAAAAAGAAATGAAAAGATAAAAAAAATAATAAAAAGTAGTATTTCATACACTATTAGCATGATTATGACCTTAGCATTATATAAAAGCAAAAGACTTACAATAGAGCTTGATAAAGATAGTATTGAAACAGATGTACTTTTAGCAGCTGTTTCAAATGGGAAATACTATGGTGGCGGTATAAAAATATGCCCTATGGCTTCAATAGATGATGGTTATTTTCATGTGGTTATCATAAAGAAAATGAGCAAGCTTAAGCTTTTTACCTTGTTTCCGTTGGTGTTTAAAGGCGAGCATATAAACATAACAGACTATGTTAGTGTATACAAATCCAAAAACGTAAATTTAAAATTTGATAATGAATTAATATTAAATATAGATGGTGAGGTTCTTACAGTAAAAGACAGCGTAAGTTTCATAACCCATAGTCAAAAAATAAAGGTATATGCAAAATAA
- a CDS encoding DUF4446 family protein, with product MEFIFNFFTEHIVEIVIVMSLFNVLLLLLYIIRGIRISSITKKYNRLVGDSDTNSLETILLNYIDEIKDAKGEMLELKKYIENLNDRLELCLQRIGFIRYNAFNDMGSDLSFSIALLDDKLDGFVITSIYGRDESNTYAKPILKGESTYPLSVEEMQALDRAKRQSLSR from the coding sequence ATGGAATTTATATTTAATTTTTTTACTGAACATATTGTAGAAATAGTCATAGTAATGTCTTTATTTAATGTTTTGTTATTGTTATTATACATAATCAGAGGAATAAGAATTTCTAGCATCACTAAAAAGTATAATCGTTTAGTAGGAGATTCAGACACCAATTCATTAGAGACCATACTCTTAAATTATATTGATGAAATTAAAGATGCAAAGGGAGAAATGCTAGAGCTAAAAAAATATATTGAAAATCTCAATGACAGATTAGAACTTTGCCTCCAGAGAATTGGATTTATAAGATATAATGCATTTAATGATATGGGAAGTGATTTAAGCTTTTCAATAGCGTTATTAGATGATAAACTGGATGGATTTGTAATAACTAGCATATATGGAAGAGATGAAAGCAACACTTATGCAAAGCCTATACTTAAGGGTGAGTCTACCTATCCATTATCTGTTGAAGAAATGCAGGCTTTAGATAGAGCAAAGAGACAATCCTTATCAAGATAA
- a CDS encoding aminotransferase class V-fold PLP-dependent enzyme, whose protein sequence is MIYLDNAATSFPKPDIVYEAIMDAMREYGANPGRSGHKLALKAGRAIYETRELLAAFFNIEDPMRIIFTPNATDGLNLGIKGLLKPGDHVITTSMEHNSVLRPLKALEKIGVKTTIVQCDEEGSVDTRDIEEAINQNTKLILTTHASNVTGTIFPIKAIGDIAKKHKLVYMVDAAQTAGVYPIDVANMNIDILAFPGHKSLLGPQGTGGIYIREGIEIGNIKEGGTGSKSDSLIQPEIYPDKLESGTPNMPGIVGLGAGLKYIVDRGIEDIREHERKLTKIFIDGLKEIKDVKIYGPCDVDKQAPVVSINIGEEDSSEVSYILDQVFDIAVRPGLHCAPLAHKTIGCYEQGCVRFSIGPFNTVKDIETALEAVNSISREI, encoded by the coding sequence TTGATATATTTAGATAACGCAGCAACATCTTTTCCAAAGCCAGATATAGTGTATGAAGCCATAATGGATGCAATGAGAGAATACGGGGCAAACCCTGGTAGATCAGGTCATAAATTAGCCTTAAAAGCAGGCAGAGCTATTTATGAAACAAGGGAGCTTCTAGCTGCATTTTTTAATATAGAAGACCCTATGAGAATAATATTTACTCCCAATGCTACTGATGGACTAAATCTTGGAATTAAAGGACTGCTAAAGCCAGGAGATCATGTAATAACCACATCTATGGAGCATAATTCAGTGCTACGTCCATTAAAAGCCTTAGAAAAAATAGGTGTAAAGACTACAATAGTACAATGCGATGAAGAAGGAAGCGTTGACACTAGAGATATTGAAGAAGCCATTAATCAAAATACAAAATTAATCCTGACAACACATGCATCTAATGTGACGGGAACAATATTTCCCATAAAGGCAATTGGGGATATTGCAAAAAAACATAAATTAGTTTATATGGTAGATGCAGCTCAAACTGCAGGAGTATATCCTATTGATGTAGCAAATATGAATATAGATATATTAGCCTTTCCTGGACATAAAAGCTTACTAGGTCCTCAAGGAACTGGTGGAATATATATAAGAGAAGGTATTGAAATAGGAAATATAAAAGAAGGTGGAACAGGTAGCAAATCTGACTCTTTAATACAGCCCGAAATCTATCCAGATAAGCTTGAAAGTGGAACACCAAATATGCCTGGAATAGTGGGATTAGGTGCAGGCTTAAAATACATTGTAGATAGAGGAATAGAAGATATTAGGGAGCATGAAAGGAAATTAACAAAAATTTTCATAGATGGGCTTAAGGAAATTAAGGATGTAAAAATTTATGGACCTTGTGATGTAGATAAACAGGCACCAGTAGTATCTATTAATATTGGAGAAGAGGATTCCTCAGAGGTAAGCTATATATTAGATCAGGTTTTTGATATTGCAGTCAGACCAGGTCTACATTGTGCACCTCTTGCACATAAAACCATAGGCTGCTATGAACAAGGCTGTGTTAGATTTAGTATAGGACCATTTAATACTGTTAAGGATATAGAAACTGCTCTAGAGGCAGTAAATAGTATTTCAAGGGAAATCTAA
- a CDS encoding XdhC family protein, with protein MEQKVLEKITEQIKENKSVALATIINVEGSIPGKKGGMMAVFKDGTTFGTVGGGKVELLTINSAKACIESGESKLFSFGLNDEPGGIQMQCGGRVEVFIKVFIPEHRLIIVGGGHLGHSLYKLGKFLNFHTVIFDEREEYCCVERFPDADELYPGNIEEGLKNYNIDENCYIIIVTHGHKYDELALKAVLDRGAKYIGMVGSVKKTKHIMDVMRSLGIPKETLETVYSPVGIDLGGQSPQDIALGIMAEIILVKNNGRLEHTKNTRKVDIV; from the coding sequence ATGGAACAAAAGGTTTTAGAGAAGATAACAGAGCAAATAAAAGAAAATAAGTCTGTAGCACTTGCTACCATCATCAATGTAGAAGGCTCTATTCCAGGTAAAAAGGGGGGCATGATGGCAGTATTCAAAGATGGAACTACCTTTGGAACAGTGGGGGGAGGAAAGGTTGAGCTACTGACAATAAACTCTGCTAAAGCATGCATAGAATCAGGAGAAAGCAAGCTGTTTTCATTTGGGCTAAATGATGAACCAGGTGGAATACAGATGCAATGTGGAGGAAGAGTAGAAGTATTTATTAAAGTATTTATTCCAGAGCATAGACTTATTATTGTAGGTGGGGGTCATTTAGGACATAGTCTATACAAGCTAGGAAAGTTTTTGAACTTTCATACCGTAATCTTTGATGAAAGAGAAGAATATTGTTGCGTAGAAAGATTTCCAGACGCAGATGAGCTTTATCCTGGAAATATCGAAGAAGGTCTTAAAAATTATAATATAGATGAAAATTGCTATATTATAATAGTTACACATGGTCATAAGTATGACGAATTGGCTTTAAAAGCCGTTCTGGATAGAGGAGCAAAATATATTGGAATGGTAGGGAGTGTAAAGAAGACAAAACACATTATGGATGTTATGAGAAGCTTAGGTATACCTAAGGAAACCTTAGAAACGGTATATTCTCCAGTAGGCATAGATTTAGGTGGTCAATCTCCTCAAGATATTGCATTAGGTATAATGGCTGAAATTATTCTCGTTAAAAACAACGGAAGGCTAGAACATACAAAGAATACTAGGAAAGTAGATATTGTGTAA
- the yqeB gene encoding selenium-dependent molybdenum cofactor biosynthesis protein YqeB: MNEDIVVAIKGGGDIATGIAHKLYRSGLRVLIMEISKPTVIRRTVSFAQAIFEEEYIVEGVKAKKVNEKEEILTCWEKGIIPVLIDEEMKILQDIKADVFVDATIAKKNLGINKSLAPITIAAGPGFEAGVDVDAVIETNRGHYLGSLIFEGFAEPDSGIPGIINGYGKERVIKAPACGIIKHASKIGDIVKKDDIIAYTGDVPVRATIDGVLRGLIMEGLEVVKGFKIADVDPRGIKEYCYSISEKARAVGGGVLEAILYLNRERNK, translated from the coding sequence ATGAATGAAGATATAGTAGTAGCAATAAAAGGCGGAGGAGATATTGCAACAGGAATAGCACACAAGCTCTATAGAAGTGGGCTCAGAGTATTGATCATGGAAATATCTAAGCCTACGGTTATAAGAAGAACAGTATCTTTTGCCCAAGCCATATTTGAAGAGGAGTATATAGTTGAAGGAGTAAAAGCAAAAAAAGTTAATGAGAAAGAAGAAATATTAACATGCTGGGAGAAAGGAATTATACCTGTTCTAATAGATGAGGAAATGAAAATATTACAAGATATAAAAGCAGATGTATTTGTAGATGCAACAATTGCTAAGAAAAACTTAGGGATAAATAAAAGTCTAGCTCCAATTACTATTGCTGCAGGCCCTGGCTTTGAGGCAGGTGTAGATGTAGATGCTGTAATTGAAACTAATAGAGGACACTATTTAGGCTCCTTGATATTTGAAGGGTTTGCTGAGCCAGACTCTGGGATACCAGGTATTATAAATGGGTATGGAAAAGAGAGAGTAATAAAGGCCCCCGCTTGCGGAATTATAAAACATGCATCAAAAATAGGAGATATAGTTAAAAAAGATGATATAATTGCATATACAGGAGATGTACCTGTAAGGGCTACTATAGATGGAGTCTTAAGAGGCCTTATAATGGAAGGCTTAGAAGTGGTAAAAGGCTTTAAAATAGCAGATGTAGATCCTAGGGGAATTAAAGAATATTGCTATTCAATATCGGAAAAAGCTAGAGCTGTAGGTGGAGGAGTACTTGAAGCAATATTATATTTAAACAGAGAAAGAAACAAATAA
- the mocA gene encoding molybdenum cofactor cytidylyltransferase: MIIGIIMASGFSTRMNRDKLTLTIDGEPVIERVIKAAKASKLGEILLVYQKDEVKDIGLKHGIKTILNQNPEKGQSQSMKLGIKASAPEAKGYMFIVGDQPLLNSQTIDILIDAFNHNDKEIVVPIYNKKNGSPTIFSSKLRNKLLRVEGDKGGREIIEEMKNKVEFIHIKDYKAGLDMDTWEEYEQINRMGMKK, translated from the coding sequence ATGATAATTGGCATAATAATGGCTTCAGGATTTTCTACAAGAATGAATAGAGATAAGCTAACTCTTACTATTGATGGAGAGCCTGTTATAGAAAGAGTGATAAAGGCTGCAAAGGCTTCTAAGCTAGGTGAGATATTATTAGTTTATCAAAAAGATGAAGTCAAGGACATAGGGTTAAAGCATGGAATCAAAACAATTTTAAATCAAAACCCAGAGAAGGGGCAAAGTCAGTCTATGAAGCTAGGAATAAAAGCTTCTGCCCCGGAAGCAAAAGGGTATATGTTTATTGTTGGAGATCAGCCGCTGTTAAACTCTCAAACAATAGATATTTTAATAGATGCATTTAATCATAATGATAAAGAAATAGTAGTCCCAATATACAATAAGAAAAATGGCAGTCCAACTATATTTTCTTCAAAGCTGAGAAACAAGCTCCTAAGAGTAGAAGGAGATAAAGGTGGAAGGGAAATAATTGAGGAGATGAAGAACAAGGTAGAGTTTATCCATATAAAAGACTATAAGGCTGGACTGGACATGGACACTTGGGAAGAATATGAACAAATTAACAGAATGGGGATGAAGAAATGA
- the yqeC gene encoding selenium cofactor biosynthesis protein YqeC has translation MRIIKLFDIKENKREMISIVGGGGKTTTVFKLANELRALDKRVLVTTTTAMYNPSKELYNSLVLLDKHQKIYKDWSKGTIIVLGRCISVENKLLGVDSNVLDELYNEKLFDYILVEADGSKKKPIKAPGSHEPVIPSQTSKTIGVIGMDSLEKSIDENNVHRAELFSQITNSRIGDLITKDIICRLVISKDGLFKGLPLNSKKYLLLNKADREEQIEQAKSIAYMIRKANIIIDGIIAGSMKNERLNMV, from the coding sequence ATGCGAATTATTAAACTTTTTGACATAAAAGAAAATAAAAGAGAAATGATATCTATTGTTGGTGGCGGGGGAAAAACTACAACTGTTTTCAAACTAGCTAACGAGCTTAGGGCTTTAGATAAAAGGGTCTTAGTTACTACCACAACAGCTATGTACAATCCAAGTAAAGAGCTATATAATAGCTTAGTCTTATTAGACAAGCACCAGAAAATATATAAGGACTGGAGCAAGGGAACTATTATTGTATTAGGTAGATGCATTTCAGTAGAGAATAAGCTTTTGGGAGTAGACAGTAATGTTCTTGATGAGTTATATAATGAAAAATTATTTGACTATATTTTAGTAGAGGCTGATGGTTCTAAAAAAAAGCCTATAAAGGCTCCTGGAAGTCATGAGCCTGTTATACCTAGCCAAACTAGTAAAACCATAGGTGTAATAGGAATGGATTCTCTTGAAAAAAGCATTGATGAAAATAATGTTCATAGAGCAGAGCTATTTTCTCAAATAACTAATAGCAGAATAGGAGACTTAATAACAAAGGATATAATATGTAGATTGGTTATATCTAAGGATGGATTATTTAAAGGCTTGCCTTTAAATAGCAAGAAATATTTACTATTAAATAAAGCAGATAGGGAAGAACAAATTGAACAAGCTAAGAGCATAGCTTATATGATTAGAAAAGCTAATATTATTATAGATGGAATCATAGCAGGAAGTATGAAAAACGAGAGGCTTAATATGGTTTAA
- a CDS encoding molybdopterin-binding protein: protein MKKVKVEDAVGMVLAHDLTKIVPGQFKGAAYKKGHIIQLEDIDKLKDMGKNHINVIELTDNDIHEDDAAIRIGKAISGYKVYNTQPSEGKVTVKAEERGLLKINVKALELVNDIEFIIIAALHNNTVVEKDQAVVGTRIIPLTIEKERIEKIEEICKELGSIVSVKELKPLKAGIVVTGSEVYDGRIKDKFGPVLEEKVKHYGGLSIGVKYASDNSQMIEDTIKAFIEEGADVILTSGGMSVDADDVTPTAIKNISDRVITYGAPVLPGSMFMLAYKGDTPILGVPACGMYHKTTVLDLVLPRIMAGEVLNRKDITSLGHGGLCLNCPVCQYPVCPFGK, encoded by the coding sequence ATGAAAAAGGTTAAGGTAGAAGATGCGGTAGGAATGGTATTAGCACACGATTTAACAAAAATAGTTCCAGGACAATTCAAGGGAGCAGCATATAAAAAAGGACATATAATACAGCTAGAGGATATAGACAAGCTAAAGGACATGGGCAAAAACCATATAAATGTAATAGAGCTTACAGATAATGATATCCATGAAGATGATGCGGCCATAAGAATAGGAAAAGCTATATCAGGCTATAAGGTATATAATACTCAGCCCTCTGAAGGAAAAGTAACTGTTAAAGCTGAGGAAAGAGGTCTATTAAAGATTAATGTAAAGGCATTAGAATTAGTTAATGATATTGAATTTATTATAATTGCAGCTCTTCATAATAATACTGTAGTTGAAAAGGACCAAGCAGTTGTAGGAACAAGGATTATACCCCTTACTATAGAGAAAGAAAGAATAGAAAAGATAGAGGAAATTTGCAAGGAACTAGGAAGTATAGTTTCTGTAAAAGAACTAAAACCACTAAAGGCAGGCATCGTAGTTACAGGGTCCGAAGTATATGATGGAAGAATAAAGGATAAATTTGGGCCAGTGCTTGAAGAAAAAGTAAAGCACTATGGAGGCTTGTCTATAGGCGTTAAATATGCATCAGATAATAGTCAAATGATAGAGGATACTATAAAGGCTTTTATAGAGGAGGGTGCAGATGTAATACTAACATCTGGTGGAATGTCTGTGGATGCAGATGATGTAACTCCTACAGCTATAAAAAACATATCAGATAGAGTAATAACCTACGGTGCTCCAGTATTGCCAGGCTCAATGTTCATGCTAGCATACAAAGGAGACACTCCCATACTTGGAGTACCAGCATGTGGAATGTATCATAAAACAACAGTTTTAGACCTAGTTTTGCCAAGGATAATGGCTGGAGAAGTGCTTAATAGAAAGGATATAACTAGCCTTGGACATGGAGGCCTTTGCTTAAACTGTCCAGTATGCCAATATCCAGTGTGCCCATTTGGGAAATAG